A genomic stretch from Bos javanicus breed banteng chromosome 29, ARS-OSU_banteng_1.0, whole genome shotgun sequence includes:
- the LOC133241230 gene encoding zinc finger protein 740-like isoform X2, giving the protein MKEASLLACEGLAGVSLVPTAASKKMMLSQIASKQAENEERAGSPDVLRCSSQGHRKDSDKSRSRKDDESLAEASHSKKTVKKVVVVEQNGSFQVKIPKNFVCERCFGAFRSSYHLKRHILIHTGEKPFECDICDMRFVQKYHLERHKRVHSGGKPYQCERCHQCFSRTDRLLRHKRMCQGFQSKTSDGQFSL; this is encoded by the coding sequence ATGAAGGAGGCAAGTCTCCTGGCTTGTGAAGGCCTAGCAGGTGTGAGTTTGGTTCCCACTGCAGCCAGCAAGAAGATGATGCTGAGCCAGATTGCCAGCAAGCAGGCCGAGAATGAAGAGCGGGCAGGTAGCCCTGATGTGCTGAGGTGCTCGAGTCAGGGCCACCGAAAAGACAGTGATAAATCCCGGAGCCGCAAAGACGATGAAAGCTTGGCTGAGGCCTCTCATTCAAAAAAGACTGTTAAAAAGGTGGtggtagtggaacaaaatggttCTTTTCAAGTAAAGATTCccaaaaattttgtttgtgaACGCTGCTTTGGAGCCTTTAGGAGCAGTTATCACCTCAAGAGGCACATCCTTATTCATACCGGTGAGAAGCCATTTGAGTGTGACATATGTGATATGCGTTTCGTCCAGAAGTACCACCTGGAGCGTCACAAGCGTGTACACAGTGGGGGAAAGCCCTACCAGTGTGAACGGTGTCACCAGTGTTTTTCTCGGACAGATCGATTACTCAGACACAAACGGATGTGCCAAGGGTTCCAGTCCAAGACTTCCGACGGACAGTTTTCTCTCTAG
- the LOC133241230 gene encoding zinc finger protein 740-like isoform X1, protein MAQASLLACEGLAGVSLVPTAASKKMMLSQIASKQAENEERAGSPDVLRCSSQGHRKDSDKSRSRKDDESLAEASHSKKTVKKVVVVEQNGSFQVKIPKNFVCERCFGAFRSSYHLKRHILIHTGEKPFECDICDMRFVQKYHLERHKRVHSGGKPYQCERCHQCFSRTDRLLRHKRMCQGFQSKTSDGQFSL, encoded by the exons ATGGCTCAG GCAAGTCTCCTGGCTTGTGAAGGCCTAGCAGGTGTGAGTTTGGTTCCCACTGCAGCCAGCAAGAAGATGATGCTGAGCCAGATTGCCAGCAAGCAGGCCGAGAATGAAGAGCGGGCAGGTAGCCCTGATGTGCTGAGGTGCTCGAGTCAGGGCCACCGAAAAGACAGTGATAAATCCCGGAGCCGCAAAGACGATGAAAGCTTGGCTGAGGCCTCTCATTCAAAAAAGACTGTTAAAAAGGTGGtggtagtggaacaaaatggttCTTTTCAAGTAAAGATTCccaaaaattttgtttgtgaACGCTGCTTTGGAGCCTTTAGGAGCAGTTATCACCTCAAGAGGCACATCCTTATTCATACCGGTGAGAAGCCATTTGAGTGTGACATATGTGATATGCGTTTCGTCCAGAAGTACCACCTGGAGCGTCACAAGCGTGTACACAGTGGGGGAAAGCCCTACCAGTGTGAACGGTGTCACCAGTGTTTTTCTCGGACAGATCGATTACTCAGACACAAACGGATGTGCCAAGGGTTCCAGTCCAAGACTTCCGACGGACAGTTTTCTCTCTAG